One Setaria viridis chromosome 3, Setaria_viridis_v4.0, whole genome shotgun sequence DNA window includes the following coding sequences:
- the LOC117849119 gene encoding protein NRT1/ PTR FAMILY 3.1-like — MYQLGMVFLTLSAVVPSLSPPPCAKDATDCPRASSSQVTVLYLSLLCTSIGTGGTRLCIMAFGADQLELDAHGRPREAKPKWSFFNIYFFGIELAKLTAATAVVYFQENVGWGWGLGIPTITMLAAVIAFVSGYSLYVKMPPGGSPLVRLAQVTAAAFRKRKAVAPDPSLLYQDKELDAGISTTGRLLHTDQLKFFDKASIVTAGDMLPSGEPKLWRLSTVHRVEELKSIMRMLPIWAATILLMTSGSHNGSFAIQQARTMDRGITPRFKIPPASMLIFTNITMLLTLTFYDRVLVRVLRRYTCHPTGTTHLQRTGVGMTLAMLANAVAAVVERRRRSVAAASELLDAPKATVPMSVLWLVSQYAIHGVADAFMDVGRMEFLYDQAPESLRSTAAALYWLTNSVGSYLGTLLVTIVHDKTRRSGQWLQDNLNRGKLDNDYWLVVALQVLNLVYNFVCVKYYTCKPLETTGDDKEVELDCVSGNGDDYAKKGASASKLQVA; from the exons ATGTACCAGCTCGGCATGGTCTTCCTCACCCTCTCCGCCGTGGTCCCCTCGCTCAGCCCGCCGCCCTGCGCCAAGGACGCCACCGACTGCCCGCGCGCGTCGTCCTCCCAGGTCACCGTTCTCTACCTGTCGCTGCTCTGCACGTCCATCGGCACCGGCGGCACGCGCCTCTGCATCATGGCGTTCGGCGCCGACCAGCTCGAGCTGGACGCGCACGGCAGGCCCCGGGAGGCCAAGCCCAAGTGGAGCTTCTTCAACATCTACTTCTTTGGCATCGAGCTGGCGAAGCTCACCGCCGCGACCGCCGTGGTGTACTTCCAGGAGAATGtcgggtgggggtgggggctcGGCATCCCAACCATCACCATGCTCGCCGCGGTGATCGCCTTCGTATCCGGGTACTCGCTGTACGTCAAGATGCCGCCCGGCGGAAGCCCCCTGGTCCGGTTGGCGCAGGTCACCGCTGCGGCGTTCAGGAAGCGGAAAGCCGTCGCGCCGGACCCGAGCCTCCTGTACCAGGACAAGGAGCTCGACGCCGGCATCTCTACCACCGGCCGCCTTCTCCACACCGATCAACTAAA GTTCTTTGACAAGGCATCCATAGTGACGGCCGGCGACATGCTGCCGTCCGGCGAACCAAAGCTATGGCGGCTGTCGACCGTGCACCGCGTCGAGGAGCTCAAGTCGATCATGCGCATGCTGCCGATCTGGGCGGCCACCATCCTCCTGATGACTTCGGGGTCGCACAACGGCAGCTTCGCGATCCAGCAGGCGCGCACCATGGACCGCGGCATCACGCCGCGCTTCAAGATCCCGCCGGCCTCCATGCTCATCTTCACCAACATCACCATGCTGCTCACCCTCACCTTCTACGACCGCGTGCTCGTCCGCGTCCTCCGCCGCTACACCTGCCACCCCACCGGCACCACCCACCTCCAGCGCACGGGTGTCGGTATGACCCTTGCCATGCTGGCCAACGCGGTGGCCGCGGTCGtggagcggcggcgcaggtccGTGGCCGCCGCGAGCGAGCTGCTGGACGCGCCCAAGGCCACCGTGCCGATGAGCGTCTTGTGGCTGGTGTCGCAGTACGCCATCCACGGCGTGGCTGACGCCTTCATGGACGTCGGCCGCATGGAGTTCTTGTATGACCAGGCGCCGGAGAGCTTgcggagcacggcggcggcgctgtacTGGCTGACCAATTCAGTGGGGAGCTACCTCGGCACGCTGCTGGTTACAATTGTGCACGACAAGACGCGGCGGAGCGGGCAGTGGCTCCAGGACAACCTCAACCGAGGGAAGCTTGACAACGACTACTGGCTCGTCGTGGCATTGCAGGTGCTCAACCTCGTTTACAACTTCGTCTGCGTCAAGTACTATACATGCAAGCCATTAGAGACGACCGGGGATGACAAGGAGGTGGAGCTCGACTGTGTCAGTGGCAATGGTGATGATTACGCCAAGAAGGGTGCAAGTGCAAGCAAGCTTCAGGTAGCTTAG